From Streptomyces sp. NBC_01551:
AGCTCCATGAACCGCACCGGGGCCCCGATCGCCGCGCCGATCGCCTCCGCCTGCTCCCTCGGGGTCACCGGCGCCGGCCCGGTGAGTTCGTACGTACGGCCCGTGTGGCCGCTCTCGCGCAGCACCGCCGCCGCCACGGCCGCGACGTCCGCCGGGTCGACGACCGGCAGCCCGACATCGCCGAACGGCGCCGCCGCGGTGCGCTGCGCACGGACCGAGTCGGCCCACGCGTAGGCGTTGGAATCCAGGCCTCCGGACCGCAGGATCGTCCAGTCGAGGCCGGACGCGCGGACGGCCTCCTCGAACGTTGCCGGGTGCCGGTAGACCTCCGGGCGCGTCCCCGCGCCCTGCGACGAGAGGAGGACGACGCGCCGGACCCCGCCCGCCGCCGCGAGGCGCAGGACGGCCCGCGGGTCCTCGCCCGCCACCAGCAGGAACAGCGTGTCCGCGCCCGCCAGGGCGGGGCGCAGGCCCTCCGGCTCGGCGAGGTCGGCCCGTACGTGCCGTACCCCCTCGGGCAGTTCACCCGGCCGCCGGGAGACGGCTGTCACCCGCTCCCCCGCGGCGACCAGCAGCCGTACGAGTTCCCGGCCTACGTTCCCGGTCGCACCCGTTACCACCATCATGCGCATTTCCCCCACTCACTCGGCCAGCCAGTCAGTTAGTTGACTGACTTAGTCACGTCACGAACATAGCCCGTCACCACGCCCACGTCTATAGTCAGTCAGGTGACTCACCCAAAAACTTCCGGGAAGGCCGCGGGCAAGCGCGAGCGGCTCGCGAACGCCGCGGCCCAGGTGCTGCACGAACAGGGCATCGCCGCCACCACGCTCGCCGACATCGCCCGCGCGGCCGACGTCCCGGTGGGCAACGTGTACTACTACTTCAAGACCAAGGACCAGCTGGTCGAGGCGGCGATAGGCGCGCACGAGCAGAACCTCCGGCAGCTGATCACCGCGCTCGACGCGCTTCCCGCCCCCCAGGACCGGCTGAAGGCCCTGCTGGGCGGCTGGGTCGACCAGCGCGAGGTGATGGCCCGGTACGGCTGCCCGACCGGCAGCCTGGCCTCCGAGCTCGACAAGCGTGCCGACGGCCTCGACGAGACCATCGCGAAGGTGATGCGGGTGCTCCTCGACTGGTCCGAGCAGCAGTTCCGGGCCATGGGCCGCGCGGACGCGCGGGAACTCGCGGTCGCGCTGATGGCCGCCTATCAGGGGATCGCCCTGCTCACCAACACCTTCCGCGACCCGGAGCTGATGGTCCGCGAGGGCCGCCGCCTGGAGCGCTGGATCGATTCCCTGGTCTGAGGCCCTACGGCTCCCGGTGGGCGCGGAACACCGGCGTGGCCCACTGCGGTGGTGGAGGCGGGGGCCCGGACGGCGTCAGCGGCCGGGGCTTCGGCGGCGTCGGGGGAGCGAGCGGCGCGGCGAGCGGGGCGGCGCCCGCACCCGCCCGGCGCAGGGCCGAGGTGAATTCCAGGCAGCTGCCCCAGCGGTCCTCCGGGGACTTGGCCAGGGCCTTCGCCAGGACGTCGTCCGCCGCCGGCGGCAGGTCCGGCCGCCGTGAGCTCAGCGGGGGCGCCGGGTCGTACTGGTGCGCCCACAGCAGGGCCATGTCGTCCTCGCGCTGGAAGGGCGGCCCGCCGGCCAGCATCTCGTAGACGACGCAGCCCAGGCTGTAGACGTCGCACCGCCCGTCCACCGGTTTCCCGGCGATCTGCTCGGGCGCGACGTAGTCCAGCGTCCCGACGAACTGCCCGACGCTGGTGAACCCGGTCAGCGACAGGGACTTCTTCGTCAGCCCGAAGTCCGTCAGGTACACGTGCTCGGGGTGTTCGCTGTCCGTCCCTTCCGCGACCAGGACGTTCCCCGGCTTCACGTCCCGGTGCACCAGGCCGTGGTCGTGCGCCGCGTCCAGCGCCGAGGCCACCTGGGCGGCGATCCGCACCGCCGCCTCGACCGGCATCGGACCCGTCCGGTCCAACAGCGCCCGCAGGTCCTGGCCGGCCACGTACCGCATCGCGATGTACAGCAGTCCGTCCGCCTCCCCGGCATCAAACACCGGGACGATGTGCGGGTGGTCGATGGCCGCCGCCGCCTTCGACTCGAAGGCGAACCGCTGCCTGAAGGTGTCGTTCCGGGCCAGCTCCGGTGCCAGCAGTTTCAGTGCCACCGTCCGGTCCAGCCGCAGGTCGTGCGCCTGGTAGACGACCGCCATCCCACCGCGCCCGATCTCGCTCTCCACCTGGTACCCGGCGATCCGCTTGCCCAGAAGGTCCGCCCGGTGGCCCGCGGGCTCGTACAGCCCGGAGGGGCGGGTGACCTCCTCGGGCTCGGAAGGCATCAGGACTCCCGCTCGGCCGATGCGGCCGGGGCCACCGACGGGTTCGAGGCGCCCGGGCCGGCCGCCACCGCGTAGGTCGTCAGGTGGAGCCCGTCGCCGTACATCCAGCGCCCGGAGGCCTCGTCGTACAGCCAGACCGCCTCCCCGTCGAGCACCATCCCGGCCTTCACCCCGAGCGTCGCCCGCCGGAACCCCTCCGTGTCCAGCCGCCCGGAGCCGAGGTCGTCGGCGGCCCGCCGGTAGCGGTCCAGGGCCTCGGCGGTCCGCGAGAGCAGCGCTCGCGGGTCCTCGGTGCGCGTCAGCGGCTGTCCGCCGGTCGGGGGCGGCTGCGGTACGGAGACCAGCAGGCGCCCGTCCACCCACGCGGACCACCCGTTGGCGCAGAGGATCTCCGCCCACTCCCCGCGCCGGGAGAGCAGTTGCACGGGCAGGAAGGCGTCGAGCGGGGTGGTCGGGCGGGAGGTGTCGGGTGCCTCCCAGGCGTGCAGCCCCTCCTGGGGGACGACGTGCGTGGGCCGGAAGTCCGCGAACTCTTCGGCGCCGACGGACGGGGTCGTCATCGGGCCTGCTTGCGCATGACCGCGGGCTCGTGCCGCCGCAGCAGCAGGGCGACCAGCACCCCGAACAGGACGGACAGGACCACCATCATCCCCATGTTCAGCAGCCACACCCCGCCCGCGTGTGCGAACAGCGGGTCGGCGGCGAGGGTGCCGGGGACGATCGCGCCCAGGTCGATGGTGCCCGCCATCGCGCCCAGGGCCCAGCGCGAGGGCACCAGCCAGGCCAGTTGCTCGATGACCGGGACCCCGCTGAGCTGGAGGAGGGCCCCGCAGAACACCACTTGCACGATGGCGAGGAGGACCAGCAGCGGCATGGTGACCTCCTCCTTCGTGACCAGGGCGGAGACCAGCAGGCCGAGCATCATCGCGGTGAACGACAGCAGGGCGACGGCGAGGGTGATTTCGAGGAGCGGCGGGAGGAACACGCCCTCGCCGTCCGGGGCGCCGAGCTGTACGCCGAGCAGCGCGACCAGGGTCAGGACGACGGCCTGCGCCACGGTGACGGCGCCGAGCACCACCACCTTGGACATCAGATAGGCCGACCGCGACAGCCCGACCGCGCGTTCGCGCTGGTGGATGACGCGTTCCTTGACCAGCTCGCGCACGGCGTTGGCGGCGCCGGTCAGCACCCCGCCGACGCACAGGATGAGCAGGGCGTTGACGGCCGTCTCCGCGGTCAGCGCGCTGCCCGCGAGGGCGCGGGCCATGGCGCCCATCACGAACGGCAGCGCGATCATGACGACGAGGAAGGTGCGGTCGGCGCCGAGCACGGCGGCGTACCGCCGGATCAGGGTGCCCAGCTGGGAGCGCCGGCTCTGGGCGGTGGGCGCCGGGGCCACGGCCGCCGGCCCCGCGGTCCGGTCACCGCCGCAGGCTCTGGGCTGGCGGGCGGCGATGTCCACGTAGGCGCGGTACGGCGGCGAGCCCCGGTACTCGCCGGCCCAGTCGCGGCCGCGCTGGTTCTCGAACGCCTCGAAGGCGTCGGGCCACTGCGTGAAGCCGAAGAAGGCGAGCGTGTCCTCGGGCGGCCCGAAGTAGGCGGTGCGCCCGCCCGGCGCGAGGACCAGGAGCCGGTCGCAGACGTCGAGGCTGAGCACGCTGTGGGTGACCACGATGACGGTGCGGCCGTCGTCGGCGAGGCCGCGCAGCATGCGCATCACCGAGCGGTCCATCCCGGGGTCGAGCCCCGACGTGGGCTCGTCGAGGAAGAGCAGGGAGGGTTTGGTGAGCAGTTCCAGGGCGACGGAGACGCGTTTGCGCTGGCCGCCGGAGAGGCTGTGGAGGGGCTGGTCGGCGCGCTGCGCGAGGCCGAGTTCGCCGATCACCTCCTCCACCCGGGCCTGCCGTTCCGCCGTGGCGGTGTCCTGCGGGAAGCGGAGTTCCGCGGCGTAGCCGAGGGCGCGGCGGACGGTGAGCTGGGTGTGCAGGATGTCGTCCTGCGGGACCAGGCCGATGCGGTTGCGGAGTTCGGCGTAGTCGCGGTAGAGGTCGCGGCCGTCGTAGAGGACGGTGCCGTGGTCGGCGGGGCGCAGCCCGGTGAGCGCGCCGAGGAGGGTGGACTTGCCGGCTCCGCTGGGTCCGACGACGGCGAGCAGGCATTTGGCGCCGACGGGGAAGGAGACGTGGTCGAGGAGGGTCCTGCGGGCTCGGCCGGTGCTCACGGACACGGCGAGCTCCTGCACGTCGAGGGAGACCTCGCCGGTGTCGACGTACTCCTGGAGCTGGTCCCCGGCGAGGCAGAAGGCGACATGGCCGATGCCGATGATGTCGCCCTCGGTGATGCGGGCGGCGCGTTCGACGGGGGCACCGTTCAGGTAGGTGCCGTTGTGGCTGGCGAGGTCGACGATCTCGTACGTGCCGTCGCCCCGGGCGCGCAGTTCGGCGTGCCGGCGGGAGACGGCGAGGTCGTCGATGACGAGGTCGTTGTCGAGGGCGCGGCCGATGCGGACGGCGGTCCGGGAGGGCAGCGGGCGGGTGCCGCTGGGCTGCCGGAAGGTGTGGGTCAGGGCGGGCCGCGAGACCGCGGCGGGGCCGTCCCCGGCGGAGGCGGCCGATGCGGCCGATCCGGCCGGTGCGGCCGGTGCGGGCGATGCCTCCGATGCGCGGGACGCGGAGGGCGCGGCGGACGCGGAGGACGCGGAGGACGCGGGGGACGCGGCGTGGGGCGCGGGGCCGAGGAGGAGGGCGCGCGGGCCGTCGTCCGCGCCGCCGAAGCGGAGTTCGCTGCCGATTCCGACGGCCCACTCGTGGACGCGGTGGCCGTCGGCCCAGGTGCCGTTGGTGCTGTCCTCGTCCTCCAGGGTCCAGTGGTCGCCGTCGGGGCGCAGGACCGCGTGGTGCCACGAGACGCGGGCGTCGTCGAGGCAGATCTCGCACAGGGGGTCCCGGCCGACGTGATACGTCCGGCCCGGGCTCATCCGTGTGGAGCCCCTGTCGGTTTCCAGGACAAGCTCGGGCGCGGTCGGCACACCGGGGCGCTGGACCATGAGCAGATTTTCCCACGATCGGACCGGCTCAGCATAACCGCAGGTCAGAGGCCTCTTATGGGTAATGACAACGGTCCCCGTTGCAGCCTTTGCCCATCTCGGCGCGGTGCGCTTCACTTCACGCGTCGGAACCGAATCAACGGGGGATCCCATGACTGGGCACGACCACGCTCACAGCGACCACGCCGACCACGGCAGCCGCGGCGACCACGACGGTCACGGACACGGCGACCACGGACACGGCGGTCACAGCCACGGCGTCGACCCGAACGCCGACCGCCGCTGGCTGGCGATCGCGCTCGGCCTGATCGGCACCTTCATGGCGATCGAGGTGACCATCGGCGTGATGGCCCACTCCCTGGCCCTGATCTCCGACGCCGCGCACATGCTGACCGACGCCGTCTCGATCGTCCTCGCGCTGATCGCGATGCGGCTCGCGGCCCGCCCGGCGCGCGGCGGGTTCACGTACGGCCTCAAGCGCGCGGAGATACTCTCCGCCCAGGCCAACGGGCTCACCCTGCTGCTGCTCGCGGCCTGGCTGGCCTACGAGGCGGTGCGCCGGCTGCTCGACCCGCCGCCGGTGGCGGGCGGGCTGGTCCTGGTGACGGCGCTCGCGGGCATCGTCGTCAACATCGCGGCGGCCTGGTGCATCTCCCGGGCGAACCGTTCCTCCCTGGCCGTCGAGGGCGCGTACCAGCACATCCTGAACGACCTGTTCGCCTTCATCGGGACGGCGGTGGCCGGCCTGATCGTGCTCACCACCGGCTTCGTGCAGGCCGACGCGATCGCCAC
This genomic window contains:
- a CDS encoding SDR family oxidoreductase → MMVVTGATGNVGRELVRLLVAAGERVTAVSRRPGELPEGVRHVRADLAEPEGLRPALAGADTLFLLVAGEDPRAVLRLAAAGGVRRVVLLSSQGAGTRPEVYRHPATFEEAVRASGLDWTILRSGGLDSNAYAWADSVRAQRTAAAPFGDVGLPVVDPADVAAVAAAVLRESGHTGRTYELTGPAPVTPREQAEAIGAAIGAPVRFMELTRAQARERMLRFMPEPVAEGTLGILGEPLPAERRTSPDVERVLGRAPRTFADWAAGAAAAFR
- a CDS encoding TetR/AcrR family transcriptional regulator yields the protein MTHPKTSGKAAGKRERLANAAAQVLHEQGIAATTLADIARAADVPVGNVYYYFKTKDQLVEAAIGAHEQNLRQLITALDALPAPQDRLKALLGGWVDQREVMARYGCPTGSLASELDKRADGLDETIAKVMRVLLDWSEQQFRAMGRADARELAVALMAAYQGIALLTNTFRDPELMVREGRRLERWIDSLV
- a CDS encoding serine/threonine-protein kinase: MPSEPEEVTRPSGLYEPAGHRADLLGKRIAGYQVESEIGRGGMAVVYQAHDLRLDRTVALKLLAPELARNDTFRQRFAFESKAAAAIDHPHIVPVFDAGEADGLLYIAMRYVAGQDLRALLDRTGPMPVEAAVRIAAQVASALDAAHDHGLVHRDVKPGNVLVAEGTDSEHPEHVYLTDFGLTKKSLSLTGFTSVGQFVGTLDYVAPEQIAGKPVDGRCDVYSLGCVVYEMLAGGPPFQREDDMALLWAHQYDPAPPLSSRRPDLPPAADDVLAKALAKSPEDRWGSCLEFTSALRRAGAGAAPLAAPLAPPTPPKPRPLTPSGPPPPPPQWATPVFRAHREP
- a CDS encoding FHA domain-containing protein, translated to MVQRPGVPTAPELVLETDRGSTRMSPGRTYHVGRDPLCEICLDDARVSWHHAVLRPDGDHWTLEDEDSTNGTWADGHRVHEWAVGIGSELRFGGADDGPRALLLGPAPHAASPASSASSASAAPSASRASEASPAPAAPAGSAASAASAGDGPAAVSRPALTHTFRQPSGTRPLPSRTAVRIGRALDNDLVIDDLAVSRRHAELRARGDGTYEIVDLASHNGTYLNGAPVERAARITEGDIIGIGHVAFCLAGDQLQEYVDTGEVSLDVQELAVSVSTGRARRTLLDHVSFPVGAKCLLAVVGPSGAGKSTLLGALTGLRPADHGTVLYDGRDLYRDYAELRNRIGLVPQDDILHTQLTVRRALGYAAELRFPQDTATAERQARVEEVIGELGLAQRADQPLHSLSGGQRKRVSVALELLTKPSLLFLDEPTSGLDPGMDRSVMRMLRGLADDGRTVIVVTHSVLSLDVCDRLLVLAPGGRTAYFGPPEDTLAFFGFTQWPDAFEAFENQRGRDWAGEYRGSPPYRAYVDIAARQPRACGGDRTAGPAAVAPAPTAQSRRSQLGTLIRRYAAVLGADRTFLVVMIALPFVMGAMARALAGSALTAETAVNALLILCVGGVLTGAANAVRELVKERVIHQRERAVGLSRSAYLMSKVVVLGAVTVAQAVVLTLVALLGVQLGAPDGEGVFLPPLLEITLAVALLSFTAMMLGLLVSALVTKEEVTMPLLVLLAIVQVVFCGALLQLSGVPVIEQLAWLVPSRWALGAMAGTIDLGAIVPGTLAADPLFAHAGGVWLLNMGMMVVLSVLFGVLVALLLRRHEPAVMRKQAR
- a CDS encoding cation diffusion facilitator family transporter; protein product: MTGHDHAHSDHADHGSRGDHDGHGHGDHGHGGHSHGVDPNADRRWLAIALGLIGTFMAIEVTIGVMAHSLALISDAAHMLTDAVSIVLALIAMRLAARPARGGFTYGLKRAEILSAQANGLTLLLLAAWLAYEAVRRLLDPPPVAGGLVLVTALAGIVVNIAAAWCISRANRSSLAVEGAYQHILNDLFAFIGTAVAGLIVLTTGFVQADAIATLVVVVLMVRAGYGLVRESGRIFLEAAPANVDPDAVGDRLVGQPPVTEVHDLHIWTITSGQAALSAHVLVEPAGDCHAVRRDLEQLLAKEYGITHTTLQVDHVQEELLSVGRAGGHPADPHCADAHGPVHREGPHAH